A section of the Scleropages formosus chromosome 12, fSclFor1.1, whole genome shotgun sequence genome encodes:
- the iqcb1 gene encoding IQ calmodulin-binding motif-containing protein 1, with amino-acid sequence MTSSKGGGGDVDPSLRALLPHIESTNHEAEVPELLLKLTDALDRRSVQGSRALERFKRDLFTSGVLQYCSDALRFEYAHVEGGLHTAAHLADVLSACCVGVDPVTSAAIIHSQLLQSVAENMTFLATRVMERVVETKDDAQKIRQFRKIFDSICWLLKGHSQLIPHVLQSKHYQKIQLSENEDVGGVLFSFLQNLVGSNSAFLTEIRPVVLEGILDDIVYKLGCGSSAVLGGGAARTLLLVAKSHSSIARSIPRKYRGLDALLKTDWRGKGFDAVVEQLLDLLYSEAPSQGASQDSAAREVKAACVIQAAWRAFLIRRRMKMLPRAVSTLQRSFREKKRREELQSQRKKAEEELRLQVRLRRQRALREFHQRQLYLLEIVPAGQVDKYLAEVESRAAVIIQKVWRGHRERRSFQQQKEALGQFKAAVTIQRAVLQFLKRRRILQSTLSPWRGPKGLTDARRAELMKQVEEHMARHPGGPMSPERCRELHRRTQEMLRQYLMGREVERRAEHHGQALLAQINTDIELLTNAPPLKDVAEVDSDLYLSRSGPVAYRARQSHNALLNASRYPWWKRLGDEFQDPESVPAENLAENFESLYFG; translated from the exons ATGACGTCTTCGAAAGGGGGCGGCGGAGATGTGGACCCCAGCCTCCGAGCGCTGCTCCCTCACATTGAGAGTACAAATCATGAAGCCGAAGTGCCGGAGCTTCTGCTTAAGCTAACAG ACGCGCTGGACAGGAGGTCTGTGCAGGGCAGCCGAGCGCTGGAGAGGTTCAAACGCGACCTGTTCACGAGCGGTGTGCTCCAGTACTGCTCGGATGCGCTCAGGTTCGAGTACGCGCACGTGGAGGGGGGGCTTCACACCGCCGCGCACCTGGCGGACGTGTTGAG CGCTTGCTGTGTTGGCGTTGATCCAGTAACCAGTGCGGCGATAATTCATAGCCAGCTTCTTCAATCCGTTGCTGAGAATATGACCTTCTTGGCAACACGTGTAATGGAAAGAGTAGTGGAG ACAAAGGATGACGCTCAGAAGATTCGTCAGTTTCGAAAAATCTTCGATTCCATTTGTTGGCTTCTGAAGGGACACAGTCAGTTAATTCCACACG TTCTCCAGTCGAAACACTACCAGAAGATTCAGCTCTCGGAAAACGAGGACGTGGGCGGAGTTTTGTTCTCATTCCTACAAAACCTTGTCGGGTCAAACAG CGCGTTCTTAACCGAAATAAGGCCCGTGGTTCTTGAGGGAATTCTGGACGACATCGTCTACAAGCTGGGCTGCGGATCCAGCGCGGTGCTCGGCGGCGGCGCTGCCAGGACGCTGCTACTCGTGGCGAAGAGCCACAGCTCCATCGCTCGCTCCATCCCCCGCAAATACCGCG GTCTGGACGCCTTGTTGAAGACGGACTGGCGCGGAAAGGGCTTTGACGCCGTGGTGGAGCAGCTGTTGGACCTGCTGTACTCTGAAGCTCCATCTCAGGGAGCATCTCAG GACTCGGCCGCGAGGGAAGTCAAAGCAGCCTGTGTGATACAGGCAGCATGGAGGGCCTTCCTGAtcaggaggaggatgaagatgcTCCCCAGAGCTGTGAGCACGTTACAGAGAAGCTTCCG tgaGAAGAAACGAAGGGAGGAGCTGCAGTCGCAGAGGAAAAAGGCAGAGGAGGAGCTGCGGCTGCAGGTGCGACTGCGCAGACAGAGGGCCCTGCGTGAGTTCCACCAGCGCCAGCTGTACCTGCTGGAGATAGTGCCTGCGG GCCAAGTGGACAAGTATTTGGCCGAAGTGGAGAGCAGAGCTGCAGTGATCATCCAGAAGGTGTGGAGGGGccacagagagaggaggagctTCCAGCAGCAGAAGGAGGCGCTCGGGCAGTTCAAGGCGGCGGTCACCATCCAGAGAGCC GTCCTGCAGTTCCTGAAGCGCAGGAGGATTTTGCAAAGCACACTGTCTCCCTGGAGGGGACCCAAGGGTCTCACCGATGCGCGGAGAGCGGAGCTCATGaagcaggtggaggagcacatgGCTCGGCACCCC GGCGGCCCCATGTCGCCGGAGCGCTGCCGGGAGCTCCACCGCCGAACCCAGGAGATGCTGCGGCAGTACCTGATGGGGAGGGAGGTGGAGCGCAGGGCCGAGCACCACGGGCAGGCCCTCCTGGCCCAAATCAACACGGACATCGAGCTGCTCACGA ATGCCCCTCCCCTGAAGGACGTCGCCGAAGTGGATTCGGACCTCTACCTCAGCAGGTCGGGCCCAGTGGCGTACCGCGCCAGGcagtcccacaatgcactgcttaACGCTTCACGCTACCCCTGGTGGAAAAGGCTGGGTGACGAATTCCAGGATCCCGAATCCGTTCCGGCAGAAAATTTGGCAGAAAACTTTGAAAGCTTGTATTTCGGTTGA